The following proteins are encoded in a genomic region of Bubalus kerabau isolate K-KA32 ecotype Philippines breed swamp buffalo chromosome 13, PCC_UOA_SB_1v2, whole genome shotgun sequence:
- the LOC129625229 gene encoding translation initiation factor IF-2: MARVPGAAAAQARRERAGGGGGAGGGRADPGGGGSCGPRVGARARAPPAVRQPGPRPRGASSRRPGHSPAASAGPVTRGSLAPARPSVARAQAAAQPTVPHRPGRGGSFRSPFVGRRPRGHQEKKCRSGAPPEARRPNSVPGRAAWLREPGQAGPPHTGGGGGGGGGGESSARPLRGGAGAGTPGDWSAGSDGQPACPASPPSLPRAAGGGPAGSACDRRAHYRPGPAAEVASRPLPRRTPGSLIAPSQNTAQTKDSFSHSRACLMDAEPDKAGQRTAF, encoded by the exons ATGGCTCGGGTgccgggggcggcggcggcgcaggCCCGGCGGGAGCGagctggcggcggcggcggcgcaggCGGCGGGCGAGCGGaccccggcggcggcggctcctGCGG GCCCCGCGTCGGGGCACGCGCGCGCGCGCCGCCCGCTGTCCGCCAGCCGGGCCCACGGCCCCGCGGGGCCTCTTCGCGCCGCCCCGGACACAGCCCGGCTGCCTCGGCCGGTCCCGTCACGCGCGGCAGTCTCGCGCCGGCCCGGCCGTCTGTCGCGCGCGCACAGGCGGCTGCCCAGCCCACCGTCCCGCACAGGCCCGGCCGCGGCGGCTCCTTCCGAAGCCCGTTCGTGGGGCGCCGCCCGCGCGGCCACCAAGAAAAGAAGTGTAGGTCCGGGGCGCCTCCCGAGGCCCGCCGGCCAAACTCGGTACCTGGGAGGGCTGCCTGGCTGAGGGAACCAGGCCAGGCCGGGCCGCCTCAcaccggcggcggcggcggcggcggtggagGAGGCGAGTCCTCCGCGCGCCCTctccggggcggggcgggggcggggacacCCGGTGATTGGTCGGCAGGCTCTGACGGACAGCCTGCCTGTCCCgcctctcccccatcccttccCCGGGCAGCCGGGGGTGGCCCCGCCGGCAGCGCCTGCGACCGTCGGGCCCACTATCGTCCCGGCCCTGCGGCTGAAGTGGCCtcgcgg ccactccctaggCGCACCCCGGGCAGTCTAATTGCCCCGTCACAGAACACCGCCCAAACTAAAGACAGCTTCAGTCACAGTAGAGCCTGTCTGATGGATGCTGAGCCAGACAAAGCAGGACAGCGTACTGCATTTTAG